The Glycine soja cultivar W05 chromosome 3, ASM419377v2, whole genome shotgun sequence genome window below encodes:
- the LOC114404978 gene encoding uncharacterized protein LOC114404978 has protein sequence MAESLTSGTFADTQLGFVARGLLFFVALVGDSRFYSLAYFLPLWLLLQFKFSFGALFALVARSEVAVLCRIMARTPDKIKSIDGSRETLKLAVRITDLWFVGTPNKSEQAEMGDEIHALCKADQLNSWKDYLKENSTYVMHNFKVMKNDGQFRVCEHQYKLVFTGVTVVRKSNLDDLPFKEFRFVEFSNVIAGDFQAGLLFLAYLNETENDGPMVIILTHARIKEGQGSYPSSVSKSLKASKLLINEPVLEIQEFRERLSDLGIEVRPVLTPHGHGSSQLSGSSQLSSKDAFLSKVEAKTISEINAISEDIVCVTVGTISIIVMDNHSCCYPACIQCHRKTDIEAASFTCGCGKENDQLVLRYRLEVMVKHNDDSTKFLL, from the exons ATGGCTGAAAGTTTGACATCTGGCACTTTTGCTG ATACTCAGCTTGGTTTTGTGGCACGTGGCTTGCTGTTTTTTGTTGCCTTG GTTGGTGATTCCCGGTTTTATTCCCTTGcctattttcttcctctttggTTGCTTCTGCAATTCAAG TTTTCCTTTGGTGCATTGTTCGCTTTGGTTGCGAGGAGTGAAG TGGCAGTTCTATGCAGAATTATGGCACGTACTCCTGACAAGATTAAGTCTATTGATGGATCAAGAGAAACCCTTAAACTTGCTGTAAGGATCACGGATCTTTGGTTTGTTGGGACTCCTAACAAGTCTGAGCAAGCTGAAATG GGAGATGAAATCCATGCTCTTTGTAAGGCAGACCAGCTAAATTCTTGGAAAGATTATTTGAAGGAAAATTCCACTTATGTCATGCATAATTTTAAAGTGATGAAGAATGATGGTCAATTCAGAGTTTGTGAGCATcaatataaattagtttttactgGAGTTACTGTTGTTAGGAAATCCAATTTAGATGACCTTCCTTTTAAGGAATTTAGATTTGTTGAATTTTCCAATGTCATTGCTGGCGATTTCCAAGCTGGCCTGTTG TTCTTAGCCTACTTGAATGAGACTGAAAATGATGGTCCGATGGTTATCATTTTGACACATGCTAGAATCAAAGAAGGGCAGG GATCTTATCCATCTTCAGTGAGTAAATCGTTGAAGGCCtcaaaattattgattaatgAACCTGTATTGGAAATCCAAGAATTCAGGGAGAG GCTTTCAGATTTAGGTATTGAGGTCAGGCCAGTTTTGACACCTCACGGTCACGGAAGTTCGCAACTTTCAGGGTCAAGCCAGCTATCATCAAAGGATGCATTTCTTTCAAAAGTTGAGGCAAAAACGATTTCTGAGATCAACGCCATTTCGGAG GATATTGTTTGTGTTACTGTTGGCACAATTAGCATAATAGTAATGGATAATCATTCATGTTGCTATCCAGCTTGCATTCAATGCCACAGGAAAACTGACATAGAGGCAGCATCATTCACATGCGGATGTGGAAAAGAGAATGATCAACTTGTCCTGAG